One genomic window of Quercus robur chromosome 6, dhQueRobu3.1, whole genome shotgun sequence includes the following:
- the LOC126689944 gene encoding uncharacterized protein LOC126689944 has product MSDREATSELSSTVREGVGYDEVFPSGHELGKDSPQSPEREPSTQSLSDENEEEDEGDVEGDEYKEGEEDEEDREDEEDSEKDEDDEGIPFEGGDPGS; this is encoded by the coding sequence ATGTCAGATAGGGAAGCGACGAGTGAACTATCATCAACAGTCCGTGAGGGTGTGGGCTACGATGAGGTCTTTCCATCAGGGCACGAGCTTGGGAAAGATTCTCCTCAATCCCCAGAAAGGGAGCCGTCCACCCAGTCCTTGAGTGATGAAAATGAGGAAGAGGATGAGGGAGACGTTGAGGGGGATGAATATAAAGAGGGAGAAGAGGATGAAGAGGATAGGGAGGATGAGGAGGATAGTGAAAAAGATGAGGACGATGAGGGAATACCTTTTGAAGGGGGAGACCCAGGGAGTTAA